In a genomic window of Gloeocapsopsis dulcis:
- the sppA gene encoding signal peptide peptidase SppA: protein MVWPFKPSFRKQIARIEITGAIASATRKQVLDALKTVEEKRFPALLLRIDSPGGTVGDSQEIYSALKRLRDKVKIVASFGNISASGGVYIGMGAQHIMANPGTITGSIGVILRGNNLERLLQKVGVSFKVVKSGPYKDILAFDRELTEPEENILQELIDTSYVQFVQTVAEGRNLPVETVKSFADGRIFTGQQALELGVVDRLGTEEDARRWAAELVGLDPEKTLCYTLEERKPLLTRLISGDSQISSCLSSGIDWVEFDLSTNGLPLWLYRP, encoded by the coding sequence ATGGTGTGGCCTTTTAAGCCGTCGTTTCGGAAACAAATTGCGCGAATTGAAATTACAGGTGCGATTGCAAGTGCAACTCGTAAGCAAGTCCTCGACGCCCTCAAAACAGTAGAAGAGAAACGTTTTCCTGCTTTACTTCTACGCATTGATAGCCCTGGGGGAACAGTTGGAGATTCCCAAGAAATTTACAGTGCCTTAAAGCGACTGCGCGACAAAGTGAAGATAGTTGCCAGCTTTGGCAATATTTCAGCTTCTGGTGGTGTTTACATTGGCATGGGTGCGCAACATATCATGGCAAACCCTGGCACAATTACCGGAAGTATTGGCGTGATTCTTCGAGGTAACAATCTCGAACGCCTACTACAAAAAGTTGGTGTATCTTTTAAGGTCGTTAAGTCAGGTCCCTATAAAGATATTTTGGCGTTCGACCGCGAATTAACTGAACCCGAAGAAAATATCTTACAAGAATTAATCGATACAAGTTATGTCCAATTCGTCCAAACTGTTGCCGAAGGGCGAAATTTACCAGTAGAGACAGTGAAAAGTTTTGCTGATGGTCGGATCTTTACAGGACAGCAGGCATTAGAATTAGGCGTGGTAGACCGTCTTGGTACCGAGGAAGATGCCCGTCGTTGGGCAGCAGAACTTGTAGGGCTAGATCCAGAGAAAACTTTGTGCTACACCTTGGAAGAACGCAAACCATTGCTTACACGGCTAATTTCAGGAGATAGTCAAATTTCGTCCTGCTTATCGTCTGGAATCGATTGGGTAGAGTTTGATCTTTCTACTAATGGTCTACCTTTATGGTTGTATAGACCGTAA
- the aroH gene encoding chorismate mutase — protein sequence MEWQVRAIRGATTVSENTYEAIREAVLELLAEIEARNQLEPSQIISATFSVTRDIDVVFPAAIARERPCWDNVPMLDVQQMHVERSLQRCIRLLLHVNLPVTHTQIYHTYLRRAKTLRPDWNLPHKRGEGRGARSEGILNF from the coding sequence GTGGAGTGGCAAGTTCGAGCAATTCGTGGTGCAACAACGGTTTCAGAAAATACCTACGAGGCAATCCGAGAAGCCGTGTTAGAACTACTAGCAGAAATTGAAGCACGAAATCAACTTGAACCTAGCCAAATTATTAGTGCCACATTCTCGGTGACACGCGATATTGATGTTGTCTTTCCCGCAGCGATCGCTCGCGAACGTCCGTGTTGGGATAATGTCCCCATGCTCGATGTACAGCAAATGCACGTTGAGCGCAGTTTACAGCGGTGCATCCGCTTGTTACTCCACGTTAATCTACCCGTTACCCACACCCAGATTTATCACACTTATCTTCGTCGTGCTAAAACTCTACGTCCTGACTGGAACTTACCGCACAAGAGGGGCGAGGGGCGAGGGGCGAGGAGTGAGGGAATTTTGAATTTTTAA
- a CDS encoding anion transporter, with product MVNFLQYASIGAIALTYLGLGLGYFPGLRMNRATIALVGSAILIGLGVLSLPEAWQAIDPKTIVFLLSMMVVNANLAYAGFFQVALAFLLRLTRSPFGLLIVLTFGSGFLSAFLLNDTLALVFTPLTLSLTQTLKLNPIPYLLALAAATNIGSVATISGNPQNILIGSFSRIGYVEFARVLAPVAVVGLCLQIALLWWYYPEVRSLKGKPPEVASLQAVSGEATPVSYRIYRPLFIKSVIVTLALLTSFVLGVPLAEAALVAAALLLITRRLKPERVLSEIDWNLLVMFSGLFILTRGTQKLNLLAPFTAWVGDPAGLIAVTAILSNLISNVPAVLLIEPLISQEDTRSWLMLAAGATLAGNLSLFGAVANLITVEAAARLGYKLTFWEHLRFGLPLTVLTLSIVYFWVR from the coding sequence GTGGTGAATTTTTTGCAATACGCCAGCATCGGTGCGATCGCCTTAACATACTTAGGTTTGGGCTTAGGTTACTTTCCTGGATTACGCATGAATCGGGCGACAATTGCGCTTGTAGGTTCTGCTATTTTGATTGGTCTAGGAGTCTTAAGTCTCCCTGAAGCATGGCAGGCGATTGACCCGAAAACGATTGTTTTCCTGCTCAGTATGATGGTGGTTAATGCTAATCTTGCTTATGCAGGTTTCTTTCAAGTCGCGCTGGCGTTTCTCCTCCGCCTTACCCGCAGTCCCTTTGGCTTATTAATTGTACTGACGTTTGGCAGCGGATTTCTTTCGGCATTTCTCCTTAACGATACGTTAGCACTGGTATTTACACCTTTAACACTTTCACTAACACAAACGTTAAAACTCAATCCGATTCCTTATCTATTAGCTTTAGCTGCTGCAACAAATATTGGTTCCGTTGCCACAATTAGCGGTAATCCGCAAAATATCTTGATTGGTTCGTTTTCTAGAATTGGTTATGTCGAATTTGCCCGAGTTCTTGCGCCTGTGGCTGTGGTAGGGTTATGTTTGCAAATTGCGTTGTTGTGGTGGTATTACCCCGAAGTGCGATCCCTCAAGGGCAAGCCGCCAGAGGTGGCATCGCTGCAAGCGGTTTCTGGAGAAGCAACGCCAGTGAGTTACCGCATCTATCGACCATTATTTATCAAAAGCGTCATTGTTACCTTAGCGCTATTAACAAGCTTTGTTTTAGGTGTACCTCTTGCTGAGGCTGCATTAGTTGCTGCTGCTTTATTGTTAATTACGCGACGGTTAAAACCTGAACGTGTGCTCAGCGAAATTGACTGGAATTTACTTGTAATGTTTTCCGGTTTGTTTATATTGACGCGGGGTACGCAAAAACTTAATTTGTTAGCCCCATTTACTGCTTGGGTAGGCGATCCCGCCGGATTGATTGCAGTCACCGCAATTCTATCAAATCTAATTTCTAATGTCCCTGCCGTACTTTTGATTGAACCATTGATTTCTCAAGAGGACACGCGATCATGGTTAATGCTGGCAGCAGGTGCAACTTTAGCTGGAAATTTATCGTTATTTGGTGCTGTCGCTAATTTGATTACAGTAGAAGCCGCCGCGAGATTAGGTTATAAATTAACGTTTTGGGAACATTTGCGTTTCGGCTTACCACTAACTGTGTTAACGCTATCTATCGTTTACTTCTGGGTGCGTTAA
- the crtR gene encoding beta-carotene hydroxylase, translated as MSEAKKPMTVPKEFLIAPGGLNITVTMFLAAVVMLVLSNLGYWLWEWPHWCCFTTNVLALHIAGTVIHDACHQSAHRNRIINAILGHGSALMLAFSFPVFTRVHLQHHAHVNDPDNDPDYVVSTAGPLWLINARFFYHEVFFFKRQLWRNYELLEWFIGRLIVVAIFWVSIQYHFLGYVLNFWFIPSAIVGLALGLFFDYFPHRPHQARDRWKNARVYPSRILNLLIMGQNYHLIHHLWPSIPWYNYQPAYYATKPLLDAKGSPQTLGILQGKKDFWNFIYDVFVGIRLHHHKSEPPEIVTK; from the coding sequence ATGTCGGAGGCAAAAAAGCCAATGACAGTCCCCAAGGAGTTTTTAATTGCACCAGGGGGTCTAAATATTACAGTAACAATGTTTCTAGCCGCAGTCGTCATGCTGGTATTGTCTAACTTAGGCTACTGGCTGTGGGAATGGCCGCATTGGTGTTGCTTTACAACGAATGTGCTGGCTTTACACATTGCAGGTACAGTGATTCACGATGCCTGTCATCAATCTGCCCACCGTAACCGGATAATTAACGCGATTTTAGGACATGGTAGTGCGTTGATGTTAGCGTTTTCCTTTCCCGTGTTTACACGGGTACACTTGCAGCATCACGCCCATGTGAACGATCCCGACAACGATCCTGATTATGTTGTTTCTACCGCAGGTCCACTATGGTTGATTAATGCTCGATTTTTTTATCACGAGGTATTTTTCTTCAAACGGCAACTGTGGCGCAATTATGAATTATTAGAATGGTTTATTGGTCGTTTGATTGTTGTCGCTATTTTTTGGGTTTCGATTCAGTATCATTTTTTAGGCTATGTGCTGAATTTTTGGTTTATTCCTTCCGCGATTGTAGGACTAGCATTAGGATTATTCTTTGATTATTTTCCCCACCGTCCTCATCAAGCACGCGATCGCTGGAAAAATGCCCGCGTTTACCCAAGTCGCATCTTGAATCTACTGATCATGGGGCAAAACTATCACTTGATTCATCATCTATGGCCTTCAATTCCTTGGTATAACTATCAACCAGCTTACTACGCTACTAAGCCTCTGCTTGATGCTAAGGGTTCTCCGCAAACTTTAGGAATTCTCCAGGGAAAAAAAGATTTCTGGAATTTTATTTATGACGTGTTTGTGGGTATTCGCTTGCACCATCACAAAAGTGAACCGCCAGAAATAGTTACTAAGTAG
- the pyk gene encoding pyruvate kinase — translation MQLPGSFTRRTKIVATIGPATSQPEVLRALIEAGATTLRLNFSHGTHTDHQRSVRLIRQIGFELDQPVAILQDLQGPKIRLGRFETGSVVVCKGDIFTLTSKPVVGTQHLSCVTYDNLAQEVPVGATILLDDGRVEMVVKEVDRTAQELHCQIVVGGVLSNNKGVNFPGVYLSVKALTEKDREDLMFGLDQGVDWVALSFVRNPQDVLEIKDLISSTGKQVPVIAKIEKHEAIEQMEAILALCDGVMVARGDLGVELPAEDVPILQKRLITTANRLGIPIITATQMLDSMVHSPRPTRAEVSDVANAILDGTDAVMLSNETAVGKYPVEAVATMARIAVRTEQEQALATNPHTVKDTYHSVPNAISQAVGQIAEQLAAAAIMTLTKTGSTARNVSKFRPTTPILAITPHVDIARQLQLVWGVKPLLVLDLASANQTFQAALNVAQEKQLLKQSDLVVMTAGTLQGVSGSTDLIKVEVVKAILGRGHGIGQGSVSGRARVAYDPMDVGKFNPGEILVASNTNADYVEAIRKAAAIIIEEESSTCHAAVIGQCLNVPVIVGVKQATEVIRDGAILTLDVHRGLIYSGVV, via the coding sequence ATGCAACTACCAGGTTCCTTCACACGTCGGACGAAAATTGTCGCCACAATTGGACCAGCCACTAGCCAACCCGAAGTGCTACGTGCCTTGATTGAAGCAGGCGCAACAACACTGCGACTTAATTTTTCTCATGGGACTCATACCGATCATCAGCGTAGTGTCCGTCTGATTCGCCAAATCGGCTTTGAACTCGATCAACCGGTAGCCATTCTGCAAGATCTACAAGGGCCAAAAATTCGTTTGGGACGATTTGAAACTGGTTCTGTCGTTGTGTGTAAAGGTGATATTTTTACGCTTACTAGTAAACCAGTAGTTGGTACTCAGCACCTGAGCTGCGTTACTTATGATAATTTGGCACAAGAAGTTCCTGTAGGGGCAACAATTCTGCTTGATGATGGTCGAGTTGAAATGGTCGTCAAAGAAGTCGATCGTACAGCTCAAGAGTTACATTGTCAGATTGTTGTGGGTGGGGTACTCTCCAATAATAAGGGAGTAAATTTTCCAGGAGTTTATTTATCAGTCAAGGCACTGACAGAAAAAGATCGTGAAGATTTAATGTTCGGTCTCGATCAAGGAGTAGACTGGGTAGCACTCTCCTTTGTGCGGAATCCCCAAGATGTCTTAGAAATCAAAGACCTCATTTCAAGTACTGGAAAGCAAGTACCAGTCATCGCCAAGATTGAGAAACACGAAGCAATTGAACAGATGGAAGCAATTCTTGCTTTGTGTGATGGTGTGATGGTAGCAAGAGGAGATCTCGGTGTAGAACTCCCAGCCGAAGATGTTCCTATCTTACAGAAGCGCTTAATTACAACCGCAAACCGCTTAGGTATTCCGATTATTACAGCGACACAGATGTTAGATAGCATGGTACACAGTCCGCGTCCCACTCGTGCGGAAGTTTCTGATGTCGCCAATGCGATTTTGGATGGCACAGATGCAGTCATGCTTTCTAATGAAACTGCGGTGGGTAAGTATCCGGTGGAAGCTGTAGCTACAATGGCACGAATTGCAGTGCGAACTGAGCAAGAACAAGCTTTAGCCACAAATCCTCACACGGTCAAAGACACCTACCATTCGGTTCCGAATGCAATTAGTCAAGCTGTAGGTCAGATTGCGGAACAGTTGGCAGCAGCAGCAATTATGACACTGACAAAAACAGGTTCAACAGCGCGTAACGTTTCTAAGTTTCGTCCAACAACACCAATATTAGCGATTACACCACACGTCGATATTGCCCGACAATTGCAACTCGTATGGGGCGTCAAACCCTTGTTAGTTTTAGATTTAGCCTCGGCAAATCAGACATTCCAAGCCGCCTTGAATGTTGCTCAAGAAAAGCAGTTACTCAAACAGAGTGATTTGGTTGTTATGACAGCTGGTACTCTGCAAGGAGTTTCGGGTTCTACGGATCTCATTAAAGTTGAGGTAGTTAAGGCAATTCTCGGTCGCGGTCATGGAATTGGACAAGGTTCTGTCAGCGGACGGGCACGAGTAGCATATGACCCGATGGATGTTGGTAAGTTTAATCCTGGAGAGATTTTAGTTGCATCGAACACTAATGCTGATTATGTCGAAGCAATTCGTAAAGCAGCGGCGATCATTATTGAGGAAGAAAGCTCAACTTGCCATGCTGCCGTGATTGGTCAATGCTTGAATGTACCAGTGATTGTTGGCGTTAAACAAGCTACAGAAGTGATTCGCGACGGGGCTATTCTGACGTTAGATGTTCATCGGGGGTTAATTTACTCAGGAGTTGTTTAA
- a CDS encoding SagB/ThcOx family dehydrogenase: MPEHQESIAQYYHDRTKYHPETIAAKSQGLDWSKQPVPFKEYKIGTSYDLKPYIQEENLAFSDEPVALWWRRLSRLLFCSYGLTAKVPSMMNPIYLRAAPSAGGLYPAEVYLVSRGTPLLPAGLYNYQPQTHSLVHFWENDVWHSLQSACFGHPALEKTDLAIITTAVFYRSAWRYQDRAYRRIFLDTGHLLGNIELACALNEYRAHLIGGFADETVNQLLYLDAEQEGAIAVIALADLLDVQQNFPLGITALPSATQTNYPYIPDGELLSFCHHATQIEPDADTHEVPNATSNTSLEDKYNFPFCLKVSTETAPIDWGLNLEGLERTVLRRRSTRVYSGADLTLDELKALLDFTYQPQHYIEQGLDDAPDYFDLNLIETFIAVSGVTGLEEGCYYYAPLAQELRQIRFKNFRRELHYLCLGQELGRDASAVLFHTADLKSAIAQYGDRVYRYLHMDAGHLAQRLNLAAIYLNLGVSGIAGFFDDQVNEVLGIPTDEAVIYITTIGRAK; the protein is encoded by the coding sequence ATGCCGGAACATCAAGAATCAATTGCTCAGTATTACCACGATCGCACTAAATATCACCCTGAGACGATCGCTGCCAAAAGTCAAGGGCTGGATTGGAGTAAGCAACCAGTACCGTTTAAAGAATATAAAATTGGCACAAGCTATGATTTAAAACCATATATTCAAGAAGAAAATCTCGCTTTTTCAGACGAACCTGTCGCCTTGTGGTGGCGACGCTTATCGCGGCTATTATTTTGCAGCTATGGGCTAACAGCAAAAGTGCCCAGCATGATGAATCCAATCTATCTTCGGGCTGCACCTTCAGCAGGTGGTTTGTATCCAGCGGAGGTTTATTTAGTTTCTCGGGGAACACCGCTACTTCCTGCAGGATTGTATAACTATCAACCACAAACACACTCGTTGGTTCATTTTTGGGAAAATGATGTTTGGCACTCTTTGCAAAGTGCCTGTTTTGGACACCCAGCATTAGAAAAGACAGACTTAGCAATCATTACTACAGCAGTTTTTTATCGTTCTGCATGGCGATATCAAGATCGTGCCTATCGTCGTATTTTCCTGGATACAGGTCACTTGTTGGGAAATATTGAGTTAGCCTGTGCTTTAAACGAATATCGGGCACATTTGATCGGTGGTTTTGCCGATGAAACGGTAAATCAATTACTCTATCTCGATGCAGAACAAGAAGGTGCGATCGCTGTTATCGCCTTAGCTGACTTGCTTGATGTCCAACAAAATTTTCCTCTGGGAATTACGGCTTTACCTTCTGCGACTCAAACAAATTACCCCTATATCCCTGATGGTGAACTTTTAAGTTTCTGCCACCACGCAACGCAAATTGAACCTGATGCTGATACTCACGAGGTTCCAAATGCAACATCAAATACCTCGCTGGAAGATAAGTACAACTTTCCCTTCTGTCTCAAAGTTTCTACAGAAACAGCACCAATCGATTGGGGCTTAAATCTTGAAGGATTAGAGCGAACTGTGCTGCGGCGACGTTCTACTCGTGTCTACAGCGGCGCAGATTTAACTTTAGATGAACTCAAAGCTTTACTCGATTTTACTTACCAACCACAACATTACATCGAACAAGGTTTAGACGATGCTCCTGATTACTTTGACTTGAATTTGATTGAAACTTTTATTGCTGTATCAGGAGTGACTGGCTTGGAAGAAGGCTGTTATTACTATGCACCTCTCGCTCAAGAATTACGGCAAATTCGCTTTAAAAACTTTCGCCGCGAGTTGCACTATCTTTGCTTGGGGCAAGAACTGGGTCGAGATGCATCAGCCGTATTATTTCATACAGCAGATTTGAAGTCAGCGATCGCTCAATATGGCGATCGCGTTTATCGTTATTTACACATGGATGCTGGACATTTAGCCCAAAGACTCAACCTAGCAGCAATTTATCTGAATTTAGGTGTCAGTGGCATCGCTGGCTTTTTCGATGACCAAGTTAATGAAGTATTAGGAATTCCTACTGACGAAGCTGTGATCTACATTACTACAATTGGTCGGGCGAAATAA
- the tnpB gene encoding IS200/IS605 family element RNA-guided endonuclease TnpB, with protein sequence MGNKAYKFRIYPNTEQAAFLAKCFGCSRFVYNHFLRVTTDVYAEFKKSLRYKEWAKLLVTLKSEFEWLSEVNSQSLQQTLKDLESAFTRFFKKLGGFPNFKKKSNRQSFRVPQHFSIDENEFLKLPKMTPIKMVIHREILGTPKNVTISKTPFGKYYASIVTELDIPHAPLNGNKIGLDLGLKEFVITSKGEKFENPRYFQKSLRRLKIRQRRLSRKTSCSSNRNKARLTVAKIHEKVANQRLDYQHKISLKLTSENQRISAESLNIKGMVKNRKLAKQISDVAWGNFLTMLEYKGDIYGCEIHYVDRFFPSSKRCSNCGYIKQDLRLSIREWECPECKSFWDRDINAALNLILFSESKIPLEEGKFTPDQLVERLGMSRSSGSGQEALSEA encoded by the coding sequence ATGGGAAACAAGGCTTACAAATTCAGAATCTATCCAAACACCGAACAAGCAGCATTTTTAGCAAAGTGTTTTGGTTGTTCCAGATTTGTCTACAACCACTTTTTAAGAGTAACTACTGATGTTTACGCAGAGTTTAAGAAATCTCTGCGTTACAAAGAATGGGCAAAGCTCTTGGTTACCCTAAAATCTGAGTTTGAATGGCTAAGTGAAGTTAATTCCCAGTCATTACAACAAACACTAAAAGATTTAGAGTCTGCATTTACAAGATTTTTCAAAAAGTTAGGAGGTTTCCCAAACTTTAAAAAGAAAAGCAATCGGCAATCATTTAGAGTGCCACAACATTTTTCAATAGATGAAAATGAGTTTCTAAAACTACCAAAGATGACACCTATTAAGATGGTAATTCATCGAGAAATTTTAGGAACTCCAAAAAATGTAACTATATCTAAAACACCATTTGGGAAGTATTACGCATCAATAGTTACAGAGCTTGATATTCCTCATGCTCCATTGAACGGAAACAAGATAGGTTTGGATCTAGGACTCAAAGAGTTTGTAATTACATCAAAGGGTGAGAAATTTGAGAATCCTAGATATTTTCAAAAGTCCTTACGCCGACTCAAGATAAGACAGAGGAGGCTAAGTAGAAAAACGTCATGTTCTAGCAACCGCAATAAAGCTAGATTGACTGTAGCTAAAATTCACGAAAAAGTGGCTAATCAACGTCTTGATTACCAACACAAAATTAGTCTTAAACTGACTTCTGAAAACCAAAGAATATCAGCTGAAAGCCTAAATATCAAAGGGATGGTAAAAAACCGTAAGTTAGCCAAACAAATAAGTGATGTAGCGTGGGGAAATTTCCTTACTATGTTGGAATATAAAGGGGATATCTACGGTTGTGAAATTCACTATGTAGATAGATTTTTCCCTAGTTCAAAGAGGTGTTCCAACTGCGGCTACATTAAGCAAGACTTAAGACTCTCCATTCGCGAATGGGAGTGTCCAGAGTGCAAAAGTTTTTGGGACAGAGATATTAATGCAGCCCTTAACTTAATACTATTCTCTGAATCAAAAATACCCCTGGAAGAGGGGAAATTTACGCCTGATCAGCTAGTTGAAAGACTAGGAATGAGCCGCAGTAGTGGTTCAGGACAGGAAGCCCTTAGTGAAGCGTAG
- a CDS encoding AI-2E family transporter has translation MQTRKLLNWWQVMTPSGRLLAIALFAPLLVLNGLAVSTIFDYFHSLIVILVGASLLAFLLNYPVSWMERQGARREQVAILVFLLTLSILLAVGVTLVPLVLMQAQQLVARLPELIDSGRHQLMLLNEWAENQGLPLNLDALVVQINDRVKGQLQAIAVQVLNLAVVTLTSLLDFLLAMVLAFYLLQHGDDLWQSLVQWLPTKLRGPFSQTLRLSFQNFFIGQLIFGLCMGSSLTAIFLWLKVPFGLLFGITIGIMALVPFGGTVGIAGTTLLVALQDFWLGSRVLIAAIIVQQILDNLVAPRILGSVTGLNPVWVLVSVLTGARIGGLLGVIVAVPTAVVIKTALSAVRSSAQEAAHDPTASSNTSPGQDKDLSRTDASQTTVEITQKKVKEDIPSKGSYQV, from the coding sequence ATGCAAACACGCAAACTCCTAAATTGGTGGCAGGTTATGACGCCTTCTGGGCGGCTATTAGCGATCGCGCTGTTCGCTCCCCTGCTAGTTTTGAATGGTTTGGCAGTATCGACAATTTTTGATTATTTTCACTCGTTGATTGTGATTTTAGTTGGGGCATCGCTGTTAGCATTTTTGCTGAATTATCCAGTCAGTTGGATGGAACGCCAAGGGGCAAGACGAGAACAAGTCGCCATTTTGGTGTTTCTGTTGACATTATCGATCTTGCTGGCTGTGGGGGTGACTTTAGTCCCACTGGTACTGATGCAAGCACAGCAACTCGTGGCACGGTTGCCAGAGTTAATTGATTCTGGACGACATCAGCTGATGTTGTTAAATGAGTGGGCAGAAAATCAAGGTTTACCCCTGAATCTTGATGCTTTAGTTGTACAAATCAACGATCGCGTCAAAGGTCAACTACAAGCGATCGCAGTACAAGTGTTAAACCTCGCAGTTGTTACACTAACTAGCTTGCTAGACTTCTTGCTGGCGATGGTACTGGCATTTTACTTGTTGCAGCATGGCGACGATCTCTGGCAAAGTTTAGTTCAATGGCTACCAACAAAACTTCGCGGTCCTTTTTCTCAAACTTTACGCCTTAGCTTCCAAAATTTTTTTATTGGACAGCTCATTTTTGGGTTGTGCATGGGTTCCTCACTTACTGCAATCTTCTTATGGTTAAAAGTACCCTTTGGCTTGCTGTTTGGTATCACCATTGGCATCATGGCATTAGTTCCCTTTGGAGGTACTGTAGGTATTGCTGGGACGACATTGCTTGTCGCATTGCAAGATTTTTGGCTAGGTTCGCGGGTACTGATTGCGGCTATCATTGTGCAGCAAATTCTGGATAATTTAGTCGCACCACGTATTTTAGGAAGCGTGACTGGCTTGAATCCTGTTTGGGTGCTAGTTTCAGTTTTAACTGGAGCGAGAATTGGTGGTTTATTAGGTGTAATTGTGGCAGTACCAACTGCGGTTGTCATTAAAACGGCTTTAAGTGCGGTACGTTCCTCTGCCCAAGAAGCAGCACACGATCCAACTGCATCCTCCAACACCTCCCCTGGGCAAGATAAAGACTTGAGCCGTACTGATGCGTCACAAACAACTGTAGAAATTACCCAAAAAAAAGTTAAGGAAGATATTCCCTCCAAAGGTTCTTATCAGGTGTGA